The Thermoanaerobaculia bacterium sequence GATCATCTGCGACCAGATGTCGACTCCCTTGTCCGGCGAGAACGCCCGCTCCGAGAGCGGCGTGTAGGCGAACCACCCCGCCTGCGGTCCCGCGCCGAGGAACACGCCCGTGTACAGGAACAGTCCGCCGACGAGGTACATCCAGTACCCGAAAGCGTTCATCCGGGGGAACGCGACGTTGCGCGTGCCGACCATCAGCGGCACGAAGTAGACCGCCATTCCCTCCATGACCGGGACGGCGAAGAGGAACATCATCGTCGTCCCGTGCGTCGTGAAGAACCGGTCGTACCGGTCGGGCGAGAGGAACCGGTTCTCGGGAACCGCGAGCTGGATCCGCATGAGCGCCGCCTGGATCCCGCCGAGCAGGAAGAAGAAGAACGCGGTCGCGACGTAGCGCTTTCCGATCTCCTTGTGGCCGACGGCCGTGAAGAAGCCGCGCAGTCCGGGAGGCTCTCTCCAGGTCTCGCGCAACGTCGCCCGCTCCTCAGCGGCCGCGGCGTGAGCGCGGGTCTCCCGACGCTCACGGCCGGCGGGAGCGCGGCCCGGCGTCGGGGCGCTCACCGGAGGTGCTCCAGCCAGCCGAGCAGCGCCGGGAGATCCCGGGAGGCGATCGCGTTGGGCGGCATGGCGGCGCCGGGCTTCGCCTTCTGCGGGTCGAGCACCCAGCCGGCGAGGTGCGCCGCGTCGTTGGCGAGCGTCCCCGCCCCGATCGTCTCGCGCGCGCCGACGTGGGTGAGGTCGGGCCCGAGCGTCCCGGCGGCCGGCGTCCCGCGGACCGTGTGGCACAGCGGGCAGGAGGAGGAGACGAAGACGTCGCGGCCGCGCTCCTGGAGGGCGCCGTCCGGCGGTGCCGCCGGCGCCCGCTGCGCGGCGAGCCAGGACTCGAATTCCGCTTCCGGCTGGGCGACGACGAGAAACGCCATGTGCGCGTGCTGGACGCCGCAGTACTCCGCGCACTGGCCTCGGTAGACGCCGGGACGGTCCACGCGGAAACGCGTCAGGGTCCATCGGCCCGGTATCAGGTCCTTCTTTCCGTCGACGTTGGGCGCCCAGAAGCTGTGGATCACGTCGCGGGACGTGGCGCGGAGGAGCACGGTGCGCCCGACCGGCACGTGGATCTCGTTGGCGGTCACGACCGTGTCGGAGGGGGACGGGGACGGGTAGCGGACCTCCCACCACCACTGGCGGCCGAAGAGCTCGATCGGCAGCCCGGCCGGGTCGTCCCGCGACGGGGACGCCGTCTTCCCCGTCGACATGCTCGCGACGAGGAAGACGAAGAGGATCACGACGGTCGTGACGGCACCGGCCGCGACCGCCGCTTTCCGGCGGCCCTCGGCCGGGGGGGGCCCCGGAAGGAGATCGGGCTCGGCGCTGCGGCGGCGTGCGAGCGCCGCCGCGAGGAGAACCAGCACGGCGACGAAAACGGCGCCGCAGACGCCGAGTACGAGCCACCACAGCGCCGCAATCGACCCGGCCTGCGGCCCGGCCGGCGCGAGCACCGAAGATGCGATGCCTCCCGCCACACTCCCTCCGCCGCGGAGACGAAGCAAGAAGCGTGCGCGAACGTCGACGTGTGCGGGCGCGGGAACCGAGAGCGACGCCGCGCGGCCGTCGGCGCGCTCAGCCGCCGGGGAAGAGCTTCGGCCAGAGCGCGTCGACCTTCTTCCGGACCTCCGCGTCCATCACGATCTCGTCGGGCCACCGGCGGCGGAATCCCTCGCCGGCCAGCTTCTTCGTGGCGTCGATTCCGACGTGCGACCCGTAGCACGGCTCGCGGGAGGCGTGGTCGAGCTCGTCGATCGGCCCGAGCGCGAACTCGAAATCGCGCTGCGGGTCGATGTGGTTCAGGCTCTTCCAGACCACTTCGGCCGGGTCGTGCACGTTCGTCCCGGCGTCGACGACGACGATCACCTTCGTGAACATCATCTGCCCCGTCCCCCAGATCGCGTGCATCACCTTCCGCGCCTGTCCCGGGTAGCGCTTGTCGATCGACACGATCATGAGGTTGTGGAAGATCCCCTCGACGGGGAGCGCCATGTCGACGATGTCGGGGATGGTCTTCCGGACGAGCGGAAGGAAGAGGCGCTCGACGGCCTCTCCCATGAAGCCGTCCTCCATCGGCGGCGGCCCGACGATCGTCGTGAGATAGATCGGCCGCGCGCGGCGGGTCACGGCCGTGACGTGGAAGACCGGGAAGTCGTCGTCGAGCGAGTAGTAACCGGTGTGGTCGCCGAACGGACCCTCGAGACGGCTCTCGCGGGGATCCACCCACCCCTCGAGCACGAACTCGGCCTCGGCCGGGACGAGGAGATCGACCGTCTTTGCGGGCACGAGCGGCACGCTCTCCCCGCGCAGGAACCCGGCGAAGAGGAACTCCGACACGCCCGGGGGAAGCGGCGCGATCGCCGAGAAGACCGTCGCCGGATCGGCCCCGATCGCGGCCGCGATCTCCATCCGGCGCCCCTCGCGCGCGTAGCCGCGCGCCTGCCCCGCGCCGTCCTTGTGCTTCTGCCAGTGCATGCCGGTCGTGTTCCGGTCGTAGACCTGCATCCGATACATGCCGACGTTGGCGCGGCCGGTCGCGGGATCGCGCGTGACGACGAGCGGCATCGTGATGAACCGGCCGGCGTCCTGGGGCCAGCACTTCAGGACCGGCAGCCGCCCGAGGTCGACGGCGTCGCCCGTCTCGACGACCTCCTGGCAGGGCGCGCTCCGGACCGTCTTCGGGAACACCGAGGCGAGGTCGGCGACCTTCGGGAGCGCCTTGAGCTTCCCGAGAAAGCCCTCCGGGGGCTTCGGGTCGAGGAAGAACTCGAGCCGTTCCTCCCACTCCTCCCACGAGCCGATCCCGAGCGCCTCGAGCATCCGCGCGCGGGAGGCGAAGAGATTGATCGCGACCGGGAACTCGGAGCCCTCGACGTTCTCGAAGAGCAGGGCCGGCCCTCCCGACTTGACCGCGCGGTCGGCGATCTCGGTGATCTCCAGGATC is a genomic window containing:
- a CDS encoding menaquinone biosynthesis decarboxylase, translating into MSHRNLSSFVEELRRRGDLATIRERVSPILEITEIADRAVKSGGPALLFENVEGSEFPVAINLFASRARMLEALGIGSWEEWEERLEFFLDPKPPEGFLGKLKALPKVADLASVFPKTVRSAPCQEVVETGDAVDLGRLPVLKCWPQDAGRFITMPLVVTRDPATGRANVGMYRMQVYDRNTTGMHWQKHKDGAGQARGYAREGRRMEIAAAIGADPATVFSAIAPLPPGVSEFLFAGFLRGESVPLVPAKTVDLLVPAEAEFVLEGWVDPRESRLEGPFGDHTGYYSLDDDFPVFHVTAVTRRARPIYLTTIVGPPPMEDGFMGEAVERLFLPLVRKTIPDIVDMALPVEGIFHNLMIVSIDKRYPGQARKVMHAIWGTGQMMFTKVIVVVDAGTNVHDPAEVVWKSLNHIDPQRDFEFALGPIDELDHASREPCYGSHVGIDATKKLAGEGFRRRWPDEIVMDAEVRKKVDALWPKLFPGG
- the coxB gene encoding cytochrome c oxidase subunit II, which encodes MAGGIASSVLAPAGPQAGSIAALWWLVLGVCGAVFVAVLVLLAAALARRRSAEPDLLPGPPPAEGRRKAAVAAGAVTTVVILFVFLVASMSTGKTASPSRDDPAGLPIELFGRQWWWEVRYPSPSPSDTVVTANEIHVPVGRTVLLRATSRDVIHSFWAPNVDGKKDLIPGRWTLTRFRVDRPGVYRGQCAEYCGVQHAHMAFLVVAQPEAEFESWLAAQRAPAAPPDGALQERGRDVFVSSSCPLCHTVRGTPAAGTLGPDLTHVGARETIGAGTLANDAAHLAGWVLDPQKAKPGAAMPPNAIASRDLPALLGWLEHLR